A window of Nostoc sp. PCC 7120 = FACHB-418 genomic DNA:
AGATGGCGTAATTGCGGCGGTGGAGAAAGTAGGCTTCAAATTAGTAGGCAAGTCAGAAATTAATGCCAACCCTCAAGATACCAAAGACTACCCTGGTGGTGTTTGGGCATTACCGCCAACCTTGAGGCAAGGACAAAAGGATCGGCAACGTCTTGTTGCTATTGGGGAGAGCGATCGCATGACGTTAAAGTTTATTAAGCCCGAAGCAAACATAAATAGTGGTAGCAATGCAAAGTAGAACCCAGTTGATGGGAATTAATCAAAAAAATAACGAAATGTTGATATCCATTGCTGCACTTACTGTTCTGCTTGAAAATGAGTAACCAAGACAACTAAAGATAAGATTCAAATCCAAAAAAATGAATATACAAGAACAGCATTGGGAAAGATTATTTGGTCATCTAACTACTGAGGATAGTGCTTGGTACGGAATTTGGACTGTATATTCGCCAGACCAAGAAATAATCAAGTCTTCTCAAGGTATTCGGAATTTACGTGCAAACATTGATAAAACTGTAATTACGCATATTAATCAGTTCCCAATGGCAGATGGAGCAGTACAAGAAAAACAGTGGAAAATTGAAAAAGAAACTTGTAATTTAACTGATGGATTATTACATCCAGCCGATGCTTCTAAAAGAGCGCTTTCGTTAAGCAGTGGTGGCGCTAGTGCTTGGGTTCCGAAAAAGCTTGAATCAGGAAGCGGTTTTTCAGTTGAGTTATTTTTAAAGCATGAAGATGGAAATACTAGTATAGGTAGTATATATAGTGAAAATGGTAATTTAGAGAAGATTTTATACCTGCGTGAACATTTAGGTAGTTATCCGCAAATGACACAAGGTCAACAGGTAAATAATCTATCAGGAAATTGGAGCGGGAAAAAACAATCAATAACACCTGATTTGCAAATATCAGCACAAGAAGAAGTTCAAGATTTAATGTTAGACCCTACTCAGGGCAAGAACAAAAGTTTTTATTTGCCTGAAAGTGTAATTGTAAGTATCCCTAAACAGTTGAAGCTAGGAGAGGCATTTGATATAGTTGCAGGAAAGTTGATAACAGAAAATAAGTATAAAAGACTGACAGCTAAATATAGTAATCTTGGTGATTTTGTCTTATTGATCTTGGAAGTGTTTAATAGGGAGTAATAAAAAACTGTTAAAAATCTCCAGATTAATAATAAAACAATTTTTTTAAATAACGCTTATTTTACTCAACTGTAAGCAATAGAGTAAATAAGCTTAGATATCGCTCATTTGAATTTATCCGCCCGTTTAGAGGCAGTCTTACGGCATAATTCTTAAAGGAAACCCAAGCGTAAGTCGTAGCTTTAACTTTCAAAACGTTCATTCCCAATGTGAGCCTGCCACTCCACAACTCTAGCAGAGTCAGCTAACATTCCATCCCGTACACGGGGACTACTGTTGACAATGGCTTGAGCCGCTTCTAAATTCTCAGCCTGAATTATCCACAGCCCAGTTCCATCGTGGGGAAAAAACGGGCCACAGCACAGAAGTGTTCCTTTCTCTTGCTGCTCACGAAACCAAGTCAATTGGTCAGGATCATGTTCTGGGTGAGCTTTTTTATACTCATAATATTCGGGAACAGTTGCTACGACAACGGCGAAGAGTTTAGACATATGTTATTAGATGATTTATATACTTTGTTAATAGTATTTTTAAGCTGCATCCCATTGCAACTTATTTAATGAGAATCTTCTTAATAGTTGTGTTTCTCATCATTATGAAAATTATGAACTTAAATCTAAATTAGTCCAACCGACTATCGATAACTACCAATATCAGTTAAAGATTAAAGATTGCTAGAATTATTAAAGGTATTGCTAATCTCCATACAATCTAACAATGGGTAAACCTTTTCTGGGAATACTGTTGAGGAATCGCCCTCGGAATGAATCTAATTGATATGAACCAATCAAACTTAATATTCCAAATACAACTGGTACGAGAGTTATATTTATATCTGAACCAATTATTATTAATAATAATGATAAAAGTATTAATCCTAGCGTTAAGTATCGACAAAAATCTTTGACTTTATCTATTAAAACAAGAGACTGGCGGCAACTAGGACAATGCTTTGTATGCCTATGCCAGATATCATATAATTGCTCATCACTTAATCCTTGAAAAGGTACTTCCGTAACTCCCTGCCACTCAGGTTTACCACCAGCAAACTCATCTAACCATTTCCGAAAAGTAACAATGCCAGTATCAGCAACTGAAGGTAAAAAATATAACTTTTGCCAAGGTTTATTTTCGAGTGATTCGTTAATAGTTTGGGAGTGCATCATCGACAAATCTTGGTTACTTAATTTATAACTAGATGAATGATTTAAACCAGTCTGTAAATATGTAGGTAGAGACTGGAACCAAAAATTTCGTTTCTGTGAAGGTATATCCGCAATGAATTTGCCAATCTGTTTACAATAACCTGGTTTCGTAGGAACAAAATATAATTGAAATATTGCAGATTTGCCGTTGGAATATTTATAAATTGTTGTATTAGAGCATGGTGGAGTAAACCTCCGAGTTGCATCCATGTCTTTGTTAAAAACATTGTAGCCAGAGTGCTTTAAAATAAAACCATCTTCCGCCGACATTTTTCCCATGACTTCAAAATTTTCTATAGGGATAGCTCTTTGAGGAGAAAATCCAGCGATCCCTTCATGTAGAAATTGTGCGTGAGAAGGATCAAAACTACTTTCAACACAAACAGTATAACCTACGGGAACTTCTGACATGAACCAATCGCTCATCGAGCTACCAATTGTATCTGGC
This region includes:
- a CDS encoding DUF3598 family protein — its product is MNIQEQHWERLFGHLTTEDSAWYGIWTVYSPDQEIIKSSQGIRNLRANIDKTVITHINQFPMADGAVQEKQWKIEKETCNLTDGLLHPADASKRALSLSSGGASAWVPKKLESGSGFSVELFLKHEDGNTSIGSIYSENGNLEKILYLREHLGSYPQMTQGQQVNNLSGNWSGKKQSITPDLQISAQEEVQDLMLDPTQGKNKSFYLPESVIVSIPKQLKLGEAFDIVAGKLITENKYKRLTAKYSNLGDFVLLILEVFNRE
- a CDS encoding YciI family protein; protein product: MSKLFAVVVATVPEYYEYKKAHPEHDPDQLTWFREQQEKGTLLCCGPFFPHDGTGLWIIQAENLEAAQAIVNSSPRVRDGMLADSARVVEWQAHIGNERFES
- a CDS encoding Rieske 2Fe-2S domain-containing protein, which gives rise to MTTNFSWIKQWYPITPTSYLEPSYPTPITLLGKKLVVWQDKDHTWVVMDDVCPHKLAQLSLGNINQDGNLMCRHHGWCFDGAGKCTNIPMLNDPQALMNACSSQRSQVTTYPTQVLQGLLWVWPDNSSTAFADSALKPPALMPDTIGSSMSDWFMSEVPVGYTVCVESSFDPSHAQFLHEGIAGFSPQRAIPIENFEVMGKMSAEDGFILKHSGYNVFNKDMDATRRFTPPCSNTTIYKYSNGKSAIFQLYFVPTKPGYCKQIGKFIADIPSQKRNFWFQSLPTYLQTGLNHSSSYKLSNQDLSMMHSQTINESLENKPWQKLYFLPSVADTGIVTFRKWLDEFAGGKPEWQGVTEVPFQGLSDEQLYDIWHRHTKHCPSCRQSLVLIDKVKDFCRYLTLGLILLSLLLIIIGSDINITLVPVVFGILSLIGSYQLDSFRGRFLNSIPRKGLPIVRLYGD